In Musa acuminata AAA Group cultivar baxijiao chromosome BXJ3-9, Cavendish_Baxijiao_AAA, whole genome shotgun sequence, a single genomic region encodes these proteins:
- the LOC135649219 gene encoding probable F-box protein At2g36090: MATQSQAARGTTATATTTTIEDLHSDMLIRALRHLDGPALAAASCATTHLRAIASQPDLWRDLCITTWPSLRHPRLLRLLSSSPNAHRSFFSDAFPSPSPLTVLTDDDASLPSELISAVDLYHQGALVLSRVVETDTSTLWFRGAPFRIDALDRKDPPPPPSPALPAAAAAAEPAISPEDLTLSWVVIDPHRRRAMIATSRHPVAVDRHWITGETVVRFASVLGEECALGVVVTCGEETGHVLEMSLMAEGIDGVCLNGRDGLAVFQAAMEGDRKREEAEEVEKRKWEEFVGRRQRRKEAAARRERVVDLACLAVGAAAFLALFAIAVSRWLDRAV, from the coding sequence ATGGCCACCCAGTCGCAGGCTGCCCGTGGCAcaaccgccaccgccaccaccaccaccatagaGGACCTCCACTCGGACATGCTGATCCGCGCCCTCCGTCACCTCGACGGGCCGGCGCTAGCAGCCGCCAGCTGCGCCACCACCCACCTCCGTGCCATCGCCTCGCAGCCCGATCTCTGGCGCGACCTCTGCATCACCACTTGGCCATCCCTCCGCCACCcccgcctcctccgcctcctctcctcctcccccaACGCTCATCGCTCCTTCTTCTCCGACGCCTTCCCTTCCCCCTCTCCGCTCACCGTCCTCACCGACGACGATGCCAGCCTCCCCTCCGAGCTTATCTCCGCCGTTGACCTCTACCACCAGGGCGCCCTCGTCTTATCCCGCGTCGTCGAGACCGACACCTCCACCCTCTGGTTCAGGGGCGCCCCCTTCCGCATCGACGCCCTCGACCGGAAGGACCCACCTCCGCCGCCCTCGCCTGCGCTACCCGCTGCCGCGGCCGCAGCCGAGCCGGCCATCTCACCCGAGGATCTGACACTGAGCTGGGTCGTCATCGACCCGCACCGGCGGCGCGCCATGATCGCGACGAGCCGGCATCCTGTGGCGGTCGATCGGCACTGGATCACCGGCGAGACGGTGGTCCGGTTCGCGTCGGTCCTCGGCGAGGAGTGCGCCCTCGGGGTGGTGGTCACCTGCGGGGAGGAGACGGGGCACGTGCTCGAGATGAGTCTGATGGCGGAGGGTATCGACGGGGTCTGCTTGAACGGCAGGGACGGCTTGGCGGTATTCCAAGCGGCGATGGAGGGTGACAGGAAGAGAGAAGAGGCGGAAGAGGTGGAGAAGAGGAAGTGGGAAGAATTCGTCGGGCGACGGCAGAGGCGGAAGGAGGCGGCCGCGCGGCGGGAGCGAGTGGTGGACCTGGCCTGCCTTGCGGTGGGCGCCGCGGCGTTCTTGGCACTCTTCGCAATTGCGGTTTCGAGGTGGTTGGATCGCGCGGTCTAG